The following DNA comes from Fibrobacter sp..
TTCAGTTAACCGTAATGCTCTTCATTACGGTTAACGCCATTGTCCTAGGTTTAGAAACGATTCCTACGGTAATGGATTCTTGTGGAAAAATTCTTGATGTCATAGATTCCGCTTGCTTGGGAGTCTTTGCCATAGAAATCATTATAAGAATCATTGCTGGACGAAGTCGTTTTTTCGTATCTGCGTGGAACTGGTTTGATGTTTTAGTTGTCGCAATATCGTTTATTCCCGTTACGGGGTGTGTCTCAAGTCTTCGTGTTGTTCGTTTGCTGAAACAATTTCGGGCAATGAGATTGGTTAGCTCGGTAAAAACAATGCAGGTTATCGTAAACGCAATATTCAAAAGCATTCCGAGTCTAGGATATGCAGGATTGTTAATGCTGGTAACCTTGTACATTTACTCTGTAATAGGAGTGAATCTTTATGCGGATGTTGTCTATGATGATATTCAACCGTTTGCTGATATAGGAACTGCAATGTTGACCTTGATAATTACCACAACTTTTGAAGGTTGGGGTGATTTGTTACGTGGGTTGATGGCCGTGCATCCTTACGCATGGATTTACTTGATTAGTTTCATTGTGATATCGGCGCTTATTATGCTCAATATTGTTGTTGGCATTGTTGTGAATTTTGTCAGCGAATCATATGAAGCGAAAAACGAAAACAATACTATGGATGTACAAAAGGAACTTGCAGTTGTTCAGGAACACTTGGATAATGTGAAACGGGCCCTAAACATAAGCAAAAACTAAAAGCATAAAAATTGAACGAAAAAAGACCTCGGCTCGTTCGAGTCGAGGTCTTTTTAACTTCCGTTACGCAGCCAGCATCTCGTCGGCTTTATAGCATTCTGAATAACGAACAATCCAATGAAACTTTAATTTATGTCTATTAGCTTCTGTCGAATCAACGACCAAACGTCTAAAAATGGCAGGTCTTCCTTCCACTTGATTTTTCGGAGAAATGAAGCCCATAGTTTGTTTAATGTTGGGTTCGTTGCGAAATCCTCTTGGAACACTTCGTTCTCGGGATTGCGAATTGTTCCGCGATTTTCAAAGGTCCGACGAATGGCTTCTGAAAGTGAACTTTCATTTACGGGATGGTTCTTCAAAATCCTGTAAATGTCAAAATAGTCCTTCATTCGTGTATTTCTACCGGCAAGGTCGACAATGCATTGGAACTTTTCTGCAATTACAGATTCAAGTGGGTAGGTGCTGATTTTCGCGCAGGGCATATCTTCCAAAAGATTAGGATAACTAATCACATTGGGTGACGGATATATTTCGTCGCCGAATCCAAAATCCATAGAGATGTTTTGACTGATCGATTGCAGCTTCGCGTTTAGATGAATTCTGACTCCGTGATAATCCTTGAATTCTGTGATGATTTCGCTGGTTATATTCCTGTCGTCAAAAACAACGCCGTCTTCCGGGCAGACTATTTTGCAAATTTCTGCCACAGCCTCGCAAATAATGTTTATGTCGTTATTGATTTTATCTGCACGAAAATCTACATCCATGGTGGGCCTTGCCAAGAACTTTTCGTATGCGTAAAGTAACGCGCCTCCCTTTAAGCAGAAAAGTTCACGGTATTTGCTTTGGGAGAGCCTGAATAGGAAACGTTCATGGAAATACCGAATCAAGATGACCTGGTAATCTGTGTTTTGCGATTTTGCGATGTTGAGCAATTTCTCACGAATGGAATGTCCCAGATTCTTCGTATTCACTATGACCCCATGGTTATATACATTTCCAGAATTTTGCTTACGCGTAGTGTTTTGGCGTAATTCATAAGCTTGGAAATGTTGCGGTCTTTGCGCTTTAGGTAGTTCTTTACGATTTCGGTGCAAACATCCAATCCGATTTTATTCCTAAACTTGACGGCGTCGCAGACAGATTTTTCTATGTCGAAAATTTTCACCTCGTACCCAGAAATTATCGCGCATGTTACACCTGTGTCAAGGACGGAATCTGTTAGATTGTGGACGGAAAATGAGGGGTATTGCGGGAGCGTCACTTTCCGACCCCTTTTGATAGCGACGTCGTATTGCTGAGGAACTTGAGTTGTTAGTCCGTAGTAGGACCATGCCGAATACATACAGAGAATTCCTCCGGGAATTATTTTCTCGA
Coding sequences within:
- a CDS encoding nucleotidyl transferase AbiEii/AbiGii toxin family protein encodes the protein MNTKNLGHSIREKLLNIAKSQNTDYQVILIRYFHERFLFRLSQSKYRELFCLKGGALLYAYEKFLARPTMDVDFRADKINNDINIICEAVAEICKIVCPEDGVVFDDRNITSEIITEFKDYHGVRIHLNAKLQSISQNISMDFGFGDEIYPSPNVISYPNLLEDMPCAKISTYPLESVIAEKFQCIVDLAGRNTRMKDYFDIYRILKNHPVNESSLSEAIRRTFENRGTIRNPENEVFQEDFATNPTLNKLWASFLRKIKWKEDLPFLDVWSLIRQKLIDIN
- a CDS encoding ion transporter gives rise to the protein MNHIVESKWFQLTVMLFITVNAIVLGLETIPTVMDSCGKILDVIDSACLGVFAIEIIIRIIAGRSRFFVSAWNWFDVLVVAISFIPVTGCVSSLRVVRLLKQFRAMRLVSSVKTMQVIVNAIFKSIPSLGYAGLLMLVTLYIYSVIGVNLYADVVYDDIQPFADIGTAMLTLIITTTFEGWGDLLRGLMAVHPYAWIYLISFIVISALIMLNIVVGIVVNFVSESYEAKNENNTMDVQKELAVVQEHLDNVKRALNISKN